The Acetomicrobium sp. S15 = DSM 107314 genomic interval GAGTGCAGATCGCCAAGGCTTTGGCCAACAACCCTCCTCTGGTCCTCTTGGATGAGGTCACAACGGGCCTCGACGTCTCGGTGCAGGCCAAAGTGCTCGATCTGATAAAGGGGTTGCAGGAGGAGTTGGGCGTAGCCATGATCATCGTATCTCACGATCTGGGAGTAATCCGGCTGCTCGCCGAGAGGACGATGGTCATGAAAAACGGCCACGTTGTGGAATCCGGTCTAACCGACCAGATCTTGGAAGATCCGCAACACCCTTACACACAACTCCTCGTCAGCTCGCTTCTATAAAGTTAGGAGGTGACATTGTGGCATATGGTTTCGCAAAAAGCGAGGAGGAGAATGTCTTACTCAAGGTCTCAAACTTGAGCAAGACATTTAGTGTCCATCTGTTGGGCGGCATGACGGTTACGGCATGCCAAGGAATAACGTTTTTCATAAGGGCCGGCGAGGCCTTGGGCATTCAGGGACCCAGCGGGTCAGGCAAATCCACAATCCTAAGGTGCATCTACCGCACTTACCTTCCCACCTCGGGCGAGATGCTCTACCGCTCAAATCGCGGAACGGTGGATCTCGCCAGAATAGACGAGAGAAGTATTTTGATGCTACGAAGGGAAGAGATATCCTATGTCTCCCAATTCCTCCGTGTTATCCCCAGGGTGTCAGCCCTCGATGTGGTATCTCAAGGCCTCAGAAGAAAAGGACATCCCAAAGAGGAGGCTTTAAACCGGGCAAGGCTGCTCCTTTCGCGCCTGGGAATCCCTCCTTCCTTGTGGAGCGCTTTCCCGTCCACATTCAGCGGAGGAGAACAGCAGCGGGTCAACGTGGCTCGTGCCATAGCAGCCGAACCGAGGCTCATTTTGCTCGATGAGCCCACCGCTTCCCTGGACGCCGATTCCAAGGAGATGATGATAGAGCTGTTTTTGGAATTAAAAGCAAGAAGAACAGCGTTTATCTTGGTTTCCCACGATATGAATGCCCTTAAGCGAGTCTCGGACAGGATTTTCTGTCTGAGCAAGGGCAAAGCACAAAACTCCGGGGAGGTAGAAATGGAATATGCACAAGTTGATGATTGACGGAGCCAATATAGTTCTCCCAAATGGAATGCTTGAAGAAGGCTATCTGCGCATCGAGGACGGCATCATAATCGACGTGGGCGCGGGGAGGCCTTCACCCGAAAAAGGCATTTCCTACATAGATGCTTCAGGCCTGTATATATTGCCAGGCTTGATCGACATACATAGCGACGCCGTAGAAAAAGAAGTACAGCCTCGCCCCAATGTGACAATCCCCATCCCTTCATCCTGTAGAGAGCTTGAGCGCAAACTGGCCGCTGTCGGGATTACGACTATCTTTCATTCATTATCGTTCTCTGGAGGCGAAGGGATCCGCTCCAATGCCCTGGCCGCAGAATGCGCGCGGTTTATAAGGAGGCGCGCAGACCAAGAACATCTGATCCGCAATCTCGTCCACCTGCGATATGAAATAGGCAATACCAAAGCCTTAGAGCTGATATACGAGCTTTTGGAAGAAGGTGCTTGTGATCTCGTGTCTTTCATGGATCACACGCCGGGGCAAGGGCAATATCGTGATGTAAGTCAGTACCATCATTATATAAAGAAGACGTTTTGGCTCGAGGATAAAGACTGCCAGAGGCTGATCGAAGAGAAGATCCAGGCCAGACAACGAGTGGACTTCAGGGCTCTCAGCAATCTGGCACGCTCGGCCAAGGATGCAGGTATTCCTTTGGCTTCCCACGATGACGATAGCCCAGAGCGCGTGGAGGTGGCCAGCGCGATGGGAGTCGACGTCATGGAATTCCCGATGAACTTAGAGACGGCCAAATACGCCAGGAACCTCGGACTCCACGTATGCGTCGGCGCCCCAAATCTGCTCCAGGGGCGTTCCCACAACGGTAACCTGAGCGCCCAAGTCGCCGTAGAAGATGGTGCGGCCGATATCCTCTGCTCCGACTATTACCCTCCGGCCCTTCTGAAGGGAATCTTCAAACTCGCTGATAACGGTATGGACATTTCCCGCGCCGTAAACCTGGCATCGCTAAATCCGGCAATAGCCTTGGGGTTGGACGATGAGATCGGATCACTCGAGGTGGGGAAAAAAGCGGACTTTATTCTGGTGCGCCTGGAAGAAAACGACCCCTTAGTAATAACTACAGTTACAGAGGGAAAGATAGTTTTAACCTACAACTACCATGACCCTTCGCATTTAGAAGGAGTTTTGGCTTCAGAAAAGGAGGCAATTGCTCAATGAGAAACGAGGATAACGTGTTCATCAAAAGTATCGGGATTAACGTTGATGCAGCATATGTGGACGGGGATCTAAGACGGCTGATCGAGCTGCTCGACGAGTACGCCGAAATGGAAGTCGAATGTGTAGAGGTCCCCTTGCACGCCACAGGAGCAATGTTGGGCGGCAAACTTATATCAGAAAGGGTTGACGAGGTTTCGCGAATATTGAAGCGCTACCACTTCCATTACTCCGTGCATGCGCCAAACCCGATAAACCTTATGGATGCCGATGAACCTGAGCTGCACAAAGAGGCATTATTAGAAAGTATTAGATTCTCCGCCACTATAAATTCTAAAATATTGGTCTATCATAGTGGCAGATATATCCCAGAGGAACACTTTCACATACCATGGCAAGCAGCAGGAAGGGCGACGCCTGAAACTGAAAGGCGAAGGTCGATGAACCGACGAGAAAAGGAGGCGCTTTTATCGCTGGCCAAGGAGGGAGAACGCCTGGGCGTAACGCTATGTTTAGAGAATGCCCGGCCTTACCTCGATGGAGGCTTCTATTGCTACGCCGAGGATCCCTTCAGATTAGCCGAGCGCGTTCGCGACCTGAATCATCCTCGCATAGGCATCACTTTGGACATTGGGCACGCCTATCTATCGGCAAAACGCTATGGCTTCGACTTCCTAGAAGCCGTCAGAAGCGTCGCTCCTTTCACCAAACATGTGCATCTGCACGACAACTTTGGTCGAGTTTGCAGCTCGCTGGAGAAGAAACAGGTTGAGCTCTCCGCCTTGGGCAGAGGCGACATGCACCTTCCCATCGGCAAGGGAGAGATCCCCGTAGAAGAAGTCTTTTCGGTCCTGTGCGATTGCAATTACTCCGGCTTGCTGATCAACGAGATAAGGCACCGCTACCTCGCCTGGGCTAGCGATGCGCTCGATCTCTGCAAGAGGCTTTTAAACATCACAAAAGAGAGCGCGTTGCCGAGCTAAAGCTTTTCGCGCCAATATTGCAGCATGTCCCTGACGGTGGTAGCGAGGTCGTATTCGGGCTTCCAACCGGTGGCAGAGGCGAGTTTGGAAGAATCGCCGAATATGATAGGCTCATCTTTGAGCCTGAACAGCGCTGGATCTACTGTTACTTCAAAAGGAAGACCGAGCTTTTTCTTTATAATTTCTACTATTTCATAGACGGCATATACCCTTTGAGCGCTGGCGTTATACACCTCGCCCGGCGCACCTTTTTTTGCGAGCAGGATGAGGGCAGAGACTAAATCTCTTACATCGAGTATAGCTCTGCGATTCTCCATGTTTCCCACCCGCAGCGCTGGCGGTATATATCCCTTTTCTATCTGAATAGCCCTAAAGGTGAGGTCGGCACACACGTCACCTATCTTCCTGGGGCCGGTAGTGTTGAAGATTCTCACTCTTATACCCTTGATACCGAAGGTAGCCCAATATTGGTGGGTCAAGAGGTCCTGGGCAACCTTGCTGACGCCGTAGGGATGCAAGGGAAGCATCGCATGATCCTCCGATATGGGGACCTCTTCCTCGCTCACGTAGCCGTAAGCGGCGCTCGAACATGCTACGACAACCGTTGGGTCATAGGACTCTTTGGTCCTCAGGAGTTTTATCGCCTCAAACAAATTCGCCGTGCCTATCACGTTCGTCTCAAGCGTCTCTTGAGGTTTTTCCCACGAGACGCCAGGGAAACTCTGAGCCGCCAAGTGATAGATGACCTGCGGTTTATATTGTTCGACCAGGGTATAGACGTTTTGGAAGTAACGCACGTCCGTCTCGACAAACGTGGCCTTTCCCTCTATCTCCTTCATGTCGATCGTGGGTTTATAGTAAGAAGCGATGACGTTTTCTTTCTTTTCGTTGCAGGAGAGCCTTTCTATGAGATGGCTCCCTATCATTCCCCCAGCTCCTGTGATCAAGATCACGGATGTCGCACCCCCCAAGTATGTAACCCTATCTCTGTGAACGAATAATTGGCTATCTGGGCACCCTCTTCCTGAAGCGCCTCAGCCACGGCATATCTCTTGTCAGCCTCCGCAAAGAAGAACATAAACCCTCCGCCACCCGCTCCTGAGACCTTCCCACCCAAAGCACCGGCTGATTTAGCCCTTTCATACAAGGCATCTATCCTCTGGTTCGTAATGCCTTCCGTAAAGCGCTTCTTCGATTCCCACGCCCTATCGAGGAGAAGGCCGAAATCGTCCAAATTGCCGGTCACCAAGGCCGCCTTCATGGCCACAGCGAGCTCTTTGGCCTCATGAAGCGACTGAAGCGTCTCCCTCCTGCCGGAGGTCATGTCTCTTATTTGAGAGCTCAATATCCTGGACGAATCATGGGACCCTCCCACATAGGCCAAGATCAGCCTATGATGAAGCTCGTAAACCACATCGCTACGCAACCTCAAAGGATTGACTATCGTATTTGCCCCGTTGAACTCTATAAAATTGAAGCCCCCGAAGGCGGCGGCATACTGGTCTTGTTTGCCGCCGCGAATATTGAGCTCTTCCCTCTCTATGCGGTAGGCGAGCTCGGCCACCTCATACGGCGTGAGGGGCATGTTGAGCCAATGCTTAAATGCGCCTATCAGGGCTACGCACACCGCTGAAGAAGAGCCTAACCCCGAACCAGGAGGAGCATCGTTATGAATCCTGAGCCTGAAACCCTGGCCGATACCGTAGTTTTTCCTCATGTAGTTGACAACGCCTTTTATGAGGTCCAGATGGCCATCGTAAGCCAGAAATTGATCCACGTCATACTTCAGAGCTGTATCGTAATCTATGCTCTCTATCTCTATGGTTTTGTCGTCAAACGGGAAAAGGCTTACGGTGGCATAACGATCGATGGTAGCGTTCATGACAGCACCGCCATATTCATCGCAATAGGGGGACACGTCGGTCCCGCCTCCGCCGAAGCTTATCCTCAAAGGCACCCTGGATCGCGTGATCATGCCGCCCATCTTTATTTCAGAACACCCTCGGAATGGACACACGGCACTCGCGCGATGGTGTAATAATAATGCCCTACAGGGGTGCCGTCTTTGCAAACGGTCAGTTTCTTCACTTCTCCCACGCTCCAACCATCCCTGATCAGTTCATCTAAAGATAGCTCCTCTGGGTTTTTGCCCACGAGCAAGAGCACCTTAGCGTAGGCGCGCAAACCCTTGCCCTCCGGAAACCAGTATTTATACATGAGGCTCTCTTTCCCGAAGAAGCTGGGACCAGCGGTGTAGGTTATCCCCTCTCCTTCCTCGTCATCTTTGTCTTCGAGTTTCGTCCGGTAAAAGGCCAGTTCGCTCACAATCCTGTGTTTGTCCATACCGAGCACTAAGGGCTCATATCCTGTGGTCGCTTCAAGCACATCTTCGATCTCTTCCACCTGCCTCGCCAAATCGCTCCATCCCAAAACGGGTGCGCCCTGAGGATAGCCGAGCAGAGGCAAGCCCAAGGTGGCATAATGAAGCGTTACGCCGAAGAGGAGGAAAAGGGCTACAGCCGTGGGGACCCACGCCTTCCGCAACAGGGCGACAGCCCGCGACCCCGTGAAGCCGCACGTCACCTGATACGCCATTAAAGGGACGAGAGCGAGCCACGCAGGGCCGCTCCAGTTCAACTCAACCTCGCGGAAAAGGCTGAAGGCTAAGAAAGTGCACACGGGAACCAGAGCAATCACCGCGCAAAAGCGATGTCTTCGATCTCTGTTACGGCTGTTCTTAGCGGCGAAAACGGCCAAAAAAGCGGCCAAGAGACCGGTAGGTGAGAGGATAGCGATCAAATGACCTAAAAACTGCGGCAGGTAAAACTGAAACATACCGGCAAACCTTCGGGGACCCTGAAACGTGAAAGAAGCCCACCCATGCTCCATGTTCCACAGGATCACTGGCGAAAAGATCGCCAGGGCAAGGGCAACCGCCAGATACGGCTCCTTTCGCCTGAGCCATCGACGGGACGCAGGGTCTACTGCCATAAAAAGCAAGGCCGCCGGCGCCAAGAGCGCTATGGTGTACTTGGAAAGCAAGCCCAAGCCGGCGCAAATCCCCACGCCCCACCATGCCGAGCGTTTTTCACCAAGAAGAGCGCGCTCCAGAAAGTAAAGCGTACCTGCCCAGCAGGCAGTAAGCGGAGCATCGGGCGCCATCAGCATGCCCACCCCGAATAAGAAGGGGAGCCCTGCTGCAAAAAAGAGGGCAACAAAGGCCACGCTCCTGTTATAAAGCTCGCGCGCAAAGGCAAAGAGAAATGCCCCCATGACGGCCCAAGAAAGCATTGCCCCCAACCTCACGGCAAATTCCGTATGGCCAAAGACGGCGGTAAAAAGGGCTATTATCCAAGCTACCATGGGAGGATGATCAAGGTAACCTATATCCAAATGTTGGGCATAGTTCCAATAATAGGCCTCCTCAGGTATGAGCTCCATCACTCCCATGTAAGAAAGGCGCAGCACCACAGCATAAATGAGGAAGATGATAGAGATAGCCCGCCATCGCAGCTCTTCGTGCCTTTCTCCATCGGGGGGAAATACGAAGAAAGCATTGCCGACATAATTCACTGCCGCGGCAGCAAATATCCCACCCATGACAGCCGCAAGCGGTGGCCACCCCCACACTTCGTTAAGCGTAGCGAGCACCCCTCCGCGCAAAAAAAGCGATGCCAGCGCCAAGAAGAGAAAGCGCATATAGCCTGCAAACGAGGTCGGATGAGGCTTCTCTTTAGCGAAGGACCATCTGGCGTTGCAGACGAAGTTAAATAACGTAGAGGAGAAAAAACTCACCACGTGAGCCTGCCCTATGGCCGACCCCATGCTCGCCAAGAGCGAAAATACGGAGAGGTCCACAGCCATGGCCAGAAGTCCCACAACGCCGAAGCGAAAGCCGCTTTTGGCCGACACGTTAGCCCCCGCCAATGCGGCCAACCGGCAGAGATAAGCCCACCCCATCCTGATAAGGTTTATCTTGGAGCGGCCGCTCGCCCTATCCCTGAACGTTATGGGCACCTCGATCACCCTGAGAGAGGAACCACCGGCGACTAAAAGCTCCATGCACACTTTAAAGCACGTAGCTTCAGGATCGAGCGAACACAGGCGGTCGCGGCGCACTGCAAAAAACCCTGACATGGGGTCTTTCACATCGACAAAGATCCTCGCCACGGCCGTGGCCGCAAAGGACGCTACGCGTCGGTAGAAGGGCCAACCAGGGGTGGAGCCGCCAGGCACATAGCGACTCGCGATAGCCATATCATGCGTGCCTTCAAGCAAAGGTTCAACCAGTGCAGGAATGACCTCAGGGGGATGACTCAGGTCGGCGTCCATGACGACGACGATATCGCCGCGGGCAGCGCGAGCTCCCGCTATTACGGACTTCGCTACACCCCGATCACCGTCTCTGGCGAGGAGGCGCACAGGATGCGCCTCCCCCCACTTCAAGACGCGCTCGCGCGTGCCGTCGGTGGAGCCATCGTCCACTACCACCACTTCAAGCTCGTACGGAAGCTCATCGATAAGCGCTACTATGCGAGAAAGAAGAGCATCGATATTCCCAGCTTCGTTTATGGTAGGAACGACGACCGAAACCTCCGGCATGATTTTCTCTCCCCCGTTTATAAGAATTACACCTATGGAATTATCACGATCTTATGGACGTTTTCTGTGCCTACCTGATTCAATCCTTCCTCGAGCTGCTCGAGGGACATGCTCTTGGAGATCAGGTCTGACACTGGCAGGCTCGTCCTGCTAAAGAAATCCAAAGCGTCCTTGAACATCATGGGAGGATACGCCCAGGAGCCGTGAATGTCAACGTCTTTTTGACAGATATAAAATGGGTGCACCTCGGCCACGCCCGTATCGGTATAATGCCCTACTTCGATGAGCTTTCCTCCGCGCCTGACGAAGGTAAGGGCGTCCTCAAATGCTTTGGGATTGCCCGCAGCCTCTATAACCACATCGGGTCCAACGCCAGATGTGAGCTTCTGCACCTCGGCTAACTTCTCTTCCAAGGGGCGCTTCCCTTCAATCACAACGTCGGCGCCGAGCTTTTTGGCCATTTCAAGCCTCTTAGGGAAGAAGTCGGTGACTATCACGAGGCCAGCACCCATGTAACGCAACGCGGCCACGACAAGCGCCCCTATTGGACCTGCACCGATGACCATTGCGCTTTTGCCTGCGCCGAACCCCTGGCCACTGAAAGCTTCGCCCGGATTTAGCGCCCTCTCCACCGCCCTCATGGCTACAGATGTGGGCTCAGTGAGCGATGCAACCTCGTCCGACACGTTGCCAGGAATTTTGAAGGCCCAGGACCTGCCGTCGACAACCACATACTCGGCAAAGCCGCCCAAAAGGTATGGAGGATTTTCGCAATTGGCGAGGCCGTAGACCCTTCGATTGGAGCAGAGCTGTGGTCTGTGCGGCATACTGAGGCAATAAAAACAGCGGCCGCAAGCCTTGGAAGCCGGGGTTACCGCTATCCTATCCCCTACCTTGAGCGGGCCACCTATGACGTTCATCGTGTCGTTAGCCTTGGGCCCCAGCTCCTCCACGACGCCTACGAATTCGTGACCCGGAATGACGGGAAACTTGACCCACGTGGCCTTCCCCGTCATCATATGCTTATCGGTGCCGCATATACCACAAGCCTTCACCTTGAGAAGCAACCCGTCTTCCGGCGCATGGGGCTTCTCAAATTCCCTGAGCTCCAACTTCCCTGGCTTCTCCATAACCATAGCCTTTACCTTGGCCATTTCACAACGCCCCCTTGTGATATTTTGGTTGAACGGCAGGGCACAAAAACCGTCCTGCACTGGTCATAATATCGCTAAAGGTGGGCAGGGGCAAGCTTCATTATGTCTTCATTGTATAATGAGGTTTGAGCGCAGATGACGGGCATGGGCCCAAAGCTGGGGGGATCGGGAAAAATGGGAAGCGTTCTTGTATTCGCCGAGCGAAGGCGTGATGGCATACACCCCATAACGCACGAGCTGTTGGGCAAGGGAAGGGAACTTGCCGATGCCTTAAATCTCGATGTGCACGCAGCGCTTTTGGGATGCGACCTAAAAGAGGAGTGGGCTCAGGAGTTGATATCCAGAGGCACCGACATCGTCTTTCTCTTCAATTCACCGACGCTGGCCCATTTCGACCCCACAACCTACAAAGAAAACCTGGTTAAGCTGATCCGAGAGACGAGACCGGAGATCGTCCTCTTCGGCGCCACGCATTTGGGCAGATCGCTCGCGCCGCGCGTGGCCGCGGCGCTGGGCACGGGACTCACAGCCGACTGCACGGAACTCGCCCCGAACGACGATGGCTCGTTGATCCAGATCAGGCCAGCCTTCACTGGCAACATCTTAGCCCACATAAAGACCCGCACCAGACCTCAGATGTCCACGGTGCGCTACAGGGTCATGAAGCCTCTCCCCCACGATCGCAACAGGCGCGGAAAGGTCGTGCCGATGGAAGCCGTCTCCTGCCCTCCTCCATCGCGCCTGATCCGCGAGGAGGTGGGTGAAAACATTAGCCTCCCCGACGCGGAGGTCATAGTTTCTGGAGGGAAAGGACTCAAAAACCCCGGAGACTTCGCCATGCTGAAAGAGCTGGCAGAGCTATTGGGGGGCGTCGTGGGTTCGAGCCGACCTTTGGTAGACCAAGGATGGATCGGCAAAGAGCACCAGGTGGGCTTCAGCGGCAACACCGTGAGGCCAAAGCTGTATGTAGCATGCGGCATCTCAGGGAGCCCGCAGCATTTGGCCGGCATGCGCGGCTCTGAAACGATCATAGCCATAAACGCAGACCCCTCAGCACCGATATTTCGCGTGGCCGATTATGGCATCGTGGGCGACCTTTACGAGGTCGTCCCGGCGCTCATAACGGAGTTAAAGAAGAGGTGATGACATTGGAGCATATCCTGGAACGGTTAAATGAAATCGTAGGTCCTGATTGGGTAGCGAGCAAACATGAGCTCATAGAGAGGTATCTCTCCGACGAGACCGCCAAAGGCGTTCGTCCCAAAGCTGCGAGCGATGTGGTGGTGGTAAAACCGTCGAACGCCCAAGAGGTATCGCAGATATTGAAGTTGGCCACAGACGCCGGGGTGCCGGTCTTTCCGAGGGGTGGCGGCACCGGCCTGTGCGGCGGCGCCGTCCCCACGAGAAGCGGCATAGTCCTTTCCCTTGAGCGCATGGATAAGATCGCAGAGGTAGATAGGGACAATCTCATGGTCACAGCAGAAGCAGGTGTCACACTTGGCCAATTGGAAGAGGCCGTCGAGGCGTCGGGGTTATTCTTCCCTCCCCACCCTGGGGACGAAGGAGCACAACTCGGCGGCATGATAGCCTGCAACGCAGGCGGCTCCAGAGCAGTAAAATATGGCATTATGAGAAATTACGTAAGGGGATTGGAAGTCGTCGTGCCCACCGGCGAGATCCTGCAGCTCGGCGGCAAGCTCCTCAAGGATAATTCCGGTTACGACCTGATGCACCTCATCATAGGAAGCGAGGGCACCTTAGGCGTGATAACACAGGCTACGCTGAGGCTGTATCCGGCCTTCGCATCCACGGCCACCCTGATAATCCCCTTCGAGAGCCGACATGCGGCCGTGGACGTCGTTCCCAAGATGTTGCAGATGGGCATCATCCCCCTCGCCGTCGAATATGTGGAAAAAGACCTCGTCAAACTCTCGGCCCAGGCATTGGGCTTGAATTGGCCCTGCGAAGAGGGCTCTGCTCAGCTTCTGATCACCCTGGCTGGCGAAAACGAAGAAATTGTATATGACCAGTGCGAAAAGATCGCGGAGCTCGCAGGAAATTCTGGCGCAGCTGAGGCGATAATTGCGGAGCGGCGCGAAGAGCAGGGAAACATTTTGAAGGTGAGGAGCGAGATCTACACCGCCTTAAAGCCAAAGACGTTCGATATCATGGACGCAGCCGTTCCGCCGGCCGAGATGGGACACTTCATGGATGCCATAGACGAGATCGCATCGCGCTTCGGGACGAAGATACCCCTCTACGGGCACGCCGCCGACGGCAACCTCCACGCCCACATTATGGATGACGTCCCGCCAAAAGACGCAGACGCCATAAAGCTCGCCATATACAAAGAGGGCGTAAGGCTTGGGGGTAAAATCACTGCGGAGCACGGGGTGGGCAAGATCAGAAACGACCTCCTTCAACTCTGCCTTCCTCCCAAGGCCATAGAACTGATGAAGGCGATAAAGGGCGCCTTCGACCCGAAGGGCATATTGAACCCGGACTGCGCCCTTTCGTAAAAGCACCCCTATACGCGGGGAGCACTGCCTCTTTCGCGCATAGGGGTTAAAACACCACTGATGGCCTTTTATGCAGCATAGCCAATGGCACACAAATTAAGGCCAAATGCCGCGGAACCGCATCGCCGAGGCTATCCTTCCTATGGCTTGCACGTAGGCAGCCTGGCGCATCCTGATTTTATAATTGTTCTTAATCGCCCATATATCGTGGAAGGATTGCACAATCCTCTCTTCGAGCCTTTCTTGGACCATCTTTTCAGACCAGTAATCGCCCGTCCTTCCCTGGACCCACTCGAAGTAACTCACTATAACTCCGCCGGCGTTTGCCAGCACGTCGGGCAGTATAAGAACGCCCTTGTCCGACAAAATTGCCTCTGCTTCCGGAGTCGTAGGCCCGTTGGCCAACTCCAACATCACTTTTGCCTTTATATCGTTGGCGTTAGACTCCGTTATCATGCCTTCCAAAGCCGCGGGAATGAGCACGTCGACATCCACCCTCAACAAGTCTTCGCCGGAGATCGTCTCACTACCGGGGAAACCTACCACAGAGCGGG includes:
- a CDS encoding FAD-binding oxidoreductase, with the translated sequence MEHILERLNEIVGPDWVASKHELIERYLSDETAKGVRPKAASDVVVVKPSNAQEVSQILKLATDAGVPVFPRGGGTGLCGGAVPTRSGIVLSLERMDKIAEVDRDNLMVTAEAGVTLGQLEEAVEASGLFFPPHPGDEGAQLGGMIACNAGGSRAVKYGIMRNYVRGLEVVVPTGEILQLGGKLLKDNSGYDLMHLIIGSEGTLGVITQATLRLYPAFASTATLIIPFESRHAAVDVVPKMLQMGIIPLAVEYVEKDLVKLSAQALGLNWPCEEGSAQLLITLAGENEEIVYDQCEKIAELAGNSGAAEAIIAERREEQGNILKVRSEIYTALKPKTFDIMDAAVPPAEMGHFMDAIDEIASRFGTKIPLYGHAADGNLHAHIMDDVPPKDADAIKLAIYKEGVRLGGKITAEHGVGKIRNDLLQLCLPPKAIELMKAIKGAFDPKGILNPDCALS